In bacterium, a single window of DNA contains:
- the uvrB gene encoding UvrABC system protein B, with the protein MATALLQQRVMQPFELASEFAPSPAQLEAINAIAGHLEAGQRFQTLLGVTGSGKTYVMANIIAQVQRPTLIIAHNKTLAAQLAAEFREFFPNNRVEYFVSYYDYYQPEAYVPSKDLFIEKDSAINEEVDRLRHAATQALLTRRDVIIVASVSCIYGLGSPADYTMISVTLRKGESTNRTKLFRSLIDMQFLRNDVAQARGTFRVKGDTLEIFPVDEEVVIRVEMFGDEVESLAKLDRITGEVLGVYEEYTIFPASHYVILPERQELVIHAIEQELEQRLPEFVRENRLIEHQRLKERTHYDIEMLREMGFCNGIENYSRHFAGRPPGEPPSTLVEYFPDDFLMFVDESHQTIPQIRAMAVGDLQRKQTLVDYGFRLPSAIDNRPLRFEEWERLLNQVVFVSATPAAYEMEKSESITELLIRPTGLVDPEIEIRPVSTQVDDLLGEIRATIEAGHRILVTTLTKKMSEDLSAYLKSLNIRVRYLHSEIETLDRIRILRDLRLGEFDVLVGINLLREGLDLPEVALVAILDADKAGFLRSETSLIQTMGRAARHETGRVILYADTMTPAITVAVEETRRRRERQLLYNTEHGIVPTGVKKGIRDITGDLGGDKESLPSTIMYRGLELKREEVPLIIEELRKDMFQYATDMKFEKAAEVRDEITRLEDLALGRAPSGDGTGDMRRGRPINKKVERRRQKHKQW; encoded by the coding sequence CATCTGGAAGCCGGCCAGCGCTTCCAGACCCTCCTGGGCGTCACCGGGTCAGGCAAAACCTATGTCATGGCGAACATCATTGCCCAGGTACAGCGACCGACCCTCATCATCGCGCACAACAAAACCCTCGCCGCGCAACTGGCCGCCGAGTTCCGGGAGTTCTTCCCCAACAACCGGGTGGAGTACTTCGTCTCCTACTACGACTACTACCAGCCGGAGGCCTATGTCCCCTCGAAGGACCTCTTCATCGAGAAGGACTCCGCCATCAACGAAGAGGTGGATCGTCTGCGCCATGCCGCGACCCAGGCGCTGCTGACGCGGCGCGATGTAATCATCGTCGCCAGCGTCTCCTGCATCTATGGACTCGGGTCCCCGGCGGACTACACCATGATCTCGGTCACCCTCCGGAAGGGGGAGTCGACTAACCGCACCAAGCTCTTCAGGAGCCTCATCGATATGCAGTTCCTGCGCAACGATGTCGCGCAGGCCCGGGGGACCTTCCGGGTGAAAGGCGACACCCTCGAGATTTTCCCGGTCGATGAGGAAGTGGTGATCCGGGTCGAGATGTTTGGCGATGAAGTCGAGTCCCTCGCCAAGCTCGACCGCATCACCGGCGAAGTGCTCGGCGTCTATGAGGAATACACGATCTTCCCGGCGTCGCACTACGTCATCCTCCCCGAGCGTCAGGAACTGGTGATCCACGCCATCGAGCAGGAGCTGGAGCAGCGACTGCCGGAATTTGTCCGGGAAAACCGCCTGATCGAGCACCAGCGACTGAAGGAGCGGACCCACTACGACATCGAGATGCTGCGGGAAATGGGGTTCTGCAACGGCATCGAAAACTACTCCCGGCATTTCGCCGGACGCCCCCCCGGAGAGCCACCGTCAACACTGGTGGAGTATTTCCCCGACGATTTTCTGATGTTCGTGGATGAGTCGCATCAGACCATCCCGCAGATCCGGGCGATGGCAGTCGGGGACCTGCAGCGCAAGCAGACACTGGTCGACTATGGCTTCCGGCTCCCCAGCGCCATCGACAACCGCCCCTTGCGATTCGAGGAGTGGGAGCGGCTGCTGAATCAGGTCGTGTTTGTTTCCGCGACTCCGGCAGCCTATGAGATGGAGAAAAGCGAGAGCATCACCGAGTTGCTGATTCGCCCGACCGGGCTGGTGGATCCCGAGATCGAGATTCGCCCAGTCTCGACGCAGGTCGATGACCTGCTGGGGGAAATCCGGGCCACCATCGAGGCCGGTCACCGGATTCTGGTGACCACCCTCACGAAGAAGATGTCCGAGGACCTCTCGGCCTATCTGAAGAGCCTCAACATCCGGGTCCGGTATCTCCACTCTGAAATCGAAACGCTGGATCGCATCCGCATCCTGCGTGACCTGCGACTGGGCGAGTTCGATGTCCTGGTCGGCATCAACCTGCTCCGCGAGGGGCTCGACCTCCCGGAGGTCGCGCTGGTCGCGATCCTCGATGCGGACAAAGCGGGGTTCCTCCGCTCCGAAACTTCTCTCATCCAGACCATGGGACGCGCCGCGCGGCATGAAACCGGCCGCGTGATTCTTTACGCCGACACCATGACGCCGGCGATCACCGTGGCCGTGGAGGAAACGCGACGCCGTCGGGAGCGGCAACTGCTGTACAACACCGAGCATGGGATAGTCCCCACTGGGGTGAAAAAGGGGATCCGCGACATTACCGGGGACCTGGGAGGCGACAAGGAAAGCCTGCCGTCGACCATCATGTATCGCGGGCTGGAACTGAAGCGCGAAGAGGTTCCGCTCATCATCGAGGAACTCCGCAAGGACATGTTTCAGTACGCCACCGACATGAAGTTTGAGAAGGCCGCCGAGGTGCGCGACGAGATCACGCGACTGGAGGACCTGGCGCTGGGGCGTGCGCCGTCGGGGGATGGCACAGGCGATATGCGGCGGGGGCGTCCGATCAACAAGAAGGTAGAACGGCGGCGGCAGAAGCACAAGCAGTGGTGA
- the aroE gene encoding Shikimate dehydrogenase (NADP(+)), with the protein MTSRVGLLGWPVEGSLSPLLHQTLYGLTGVDAMYDLWPLTAEDWPADFPDQVRRGWLGLNVTTPHKERAWAACDHGSEAAAVLAAVNHIWVRQDGALLGDNKDVDGAYFTLQGIRAARPERSLRQFQTVHLLGCGPAARAVLLAYLRFWRAERTRERAAGRPDPGIAQAICYVRRPLAEVEPLLERLRETAEGQLAIRCEEWHRLPSVLEGLLVNATTAADPGPLTALPDGAYDTWDLNYRTPALVRQALESGRYAIDGLPMLVWQGFFSAARWFPRQIDPQRQMGLAKQLLDELRAAQTADDAPIS; encoded by the coding sequence ATGACCAGCCGTGTCGGACTTCTGGGATGGCCGGTCGAAGGATCGCTCTCGCCGCTGCTGCATCAGACGCTGTACGGGCTGACGGGGGTCGATGCGATGTACGACCTGTGGCCCCTGACAGCGGAGGACTGGCCCGCAGATTTTCCCGACCAGGTCCGTCGCGGCTGGCTGGGACTGAATGTCACGACCCCCCATAAAGAGCGCGCCTGGGCCGCCTGTGATCACGGCAGCGAGGCGGCCGCCGTGCTGGCAGCCGTGAATCACATATGGGTCCGGCAGGATGGCGCACTCCTCGGGGACAACAAAGATGTCGATGGGGCGTACTTCACGCTGCAGGGCATCCGGGCCGCCAGACCGGAGCGTTCGTTGCGTCAGTTTCAGACCGTGCATCTGCTCGGCTGCGGGCCGGCCGCCCGGGCGGTGCTACTGGCGTACCTCCGCTTCTGGCGAGCAGAGCGGACCCGGGAGCGGGCGGCAGGACGCCCCGATCCGGGGATAGCGCAGGCGATCTGCTATGTGCGTCGACCCTTGGCGGAAGTCGAACCACTCCTCGAGCGACTGCGCGAGACCGCCGAGGGGCAGCTGGCGATTCGGTGTGAAGAGTGGCACCGGTTGCCATCGGTGCTGGAGGGTCTGCTGGTGAACGCGACCACGGCAGCTGATCCGGGTCCGCTGACAGCGCTGCCCGACGGCGCCTACGACACCTGGGATTTGAACTACCGGACCCCGGCGTTGGTACGTCAGGCACTGGAGTCGGGGCGGTATGCCATCGACGGGTTACCGATGTTGGTCTGGCAGGGGTTCTTTTCCGCAGCGCGGTGGTTCCCGCGGCAGATTGATCCGCAGAGGCAAATGGGTCTGGCAAAGCAGCTACTGGACGAGTTGCGGGCAGCGCAAACAGCCGACGATGCACCAATTAGTTGA
- the prs gene encoding Ribose-phosphate pyrophosphokinase encodes MAYNELKIFAGTASNALATEICDVLGVSLGRSETLTFKNENLFVRLNENVRETDAFVIQTSCPPVDSNLLESLIMVDALKRASARRITMVCPYFPYSRSDKKDQPRIAITAALIANLMQVAGVHRVLTMDLHAEQIQGFFTVPVDQLLARPIIAGYFREKYRNSDGLNNVVAMAPDAGSARRVRAYAAMLGVPLVLADKRRQDMDTEIMNIVGDVEGRDVIIFDDEIATGGSILEVAQKVLDSGARTVSAGVTHPVLCGGAPGRVQQSCLRELAVTNTIPLPPDYEQPKITVLSVARLFAEAILSIHTGQSVSRLFA; translated from the coding sequence ATGGCCTACAACGAACTCAAGATCTTTGCGGGGACTGCATCCAACGCTCTCGCCACGGAGATTTGTGATGTCCTTGGCGTCTCCCTCGGACGCTCTGAAACGCTGACGTTTAAGAACGAAAACCTCTTCGTCCGGCTCAATGAAAACGTCCGGGAAACGGATGCCTTTGTCATCCAGACCTCCTGTCCCCCGGTCGACAGCAACCTGCTGGAGTCGCTGATCATGGTGGATGCCCTCAAGCGGGCGAGTGCCCGGCGCATCACCATGGTCTGTCCCTACTTCCCTTACAGCCGCTCCGACAAAAAGGATCAGCCCCGCATCGCCATCACGGCGGCGCTGATCGCGAATCTGATGCAGGTCGCCGGGGTGCATCGGGTCCTGACGATGGACCTCCACGCCGAGCAGATACAGGGATTTTTCACGGTGCCGGTGGACCAGTTGCTGGCCCGACCCATCATTGCTGGCTACTTCCGGGAGAAGTACCGCAATAGCGATGGTCTCAACAATGTCGTCGCGATGGCTCCCGATGCCGGATCGGCTCGTCGGGTCCGGGCCTACGCCGCCATGCTCGGTGTCCCTCTTGTACTCGCCGATAAGCGACGCCAGGACATGGATACGGAGATCATGAACATCGTCGGCGATGTCGAGGGACGTGATGTCATCATCTTCGATGACGAAATCGCCACCGGCGGCTCCATCCTGGAAGTGGCGCAGAAGGTTCTCGACTCCGGTGCCCGCACGGTATCAGCCGGCGTGACGCATCCTGTCCTGTGTGGCGGAGCCCCCGGACGGGTCCAGCAAAGCTGCCTGCGGGAACTCGCTGTGACCAACACGATTCCGCTACCACCAGACTACGAGCAACCCAAAATTACGGTCCTGTCGGTGGCGCGACTCTTCGCCGAAGCCATTCTGAGCATTCACACTGGACAAAGTGTCAGCCGACTCTTCGCCTGA